ACGGGTGTGGGCCGTCTGGTAGATGCGGACATGAACGAGGAATCGACCAAGCTGAAGGCGTTGCAGACGCAGCAGCAGCTGGGTATCCAGTCTCTGTCGATCGCCAACTCCAGCTCCGAAAACGTGCTGTCGTTGTTCCGTTAAGCCTAAGGGCATCGAGAATCACCAAATGCATAGCCGGGCGAAAGCCCGGCTATTTTTTTATCTTGTTAGCAAAAAGCACCTTGGCGGACGTCTTATCGATTGTGCTGGTTCAGGGAATGGCGAAGTTTCATTCATCGTGGGAATAATCCAACCGTATTTCAAGTGGTTGATAAATAAGGAAAATTAAATTTCCCTATGATGGGAATGGAAGGCGCAAGCCTGCATACATCCTCGTTGTATGGTTAATATTTTTTCAAATTTATGTTTCGTTAACCATGCTGGTGTTTTCTGTGTTCACGAAAGCACTGGGCCGGACGAGCAGATACAGATCCGGCGGGCATGAAGCCGACCAATGTTACCGGTCTTAATCCGGTCTGTCCCTTTCCAAAACAGTCACCTCAAGGGGCACTTTTATGACGAGCTTGATGACAAATACCGCTGCAATTTCAGCACTTTCGACCCTGCGGTCGATTTCCGACGATATGAATTCGACACAGAACAGGGTTTCGTCCGGCTACAAGGTTGAAAATGCATCCGATAATGCGGCCTATTGGTCGATTGCCACGACGATGCGCTCGGACAACAAAGCGCTCGGTGCCGTTGAGGACGCCATCGGCCTTGGTTCCGCCAAGACGGACACGGCCTATACCGGCATGAAATCGGCGATCGATGTGGTTACCGACATCAAGGCCAAGCTGGTTGCCGCCCGCGAACCGGGCGTGGACAAGGAAAAGATCAACAAGGAGCTGGTTGAGCTGAAGAACCAGCTGAGTTCTGTTGCCAAGTCCGCGTCGTTCAATGGCGAGAACTGGCTGTATGACAACAGCGATTCCACTGGCACGACCCAGGAAATGGTTGGCTCCTTCGTTCGTGGGAATGATGGCAATGTCTCGATCAAGACGATCACCTTCGATACGACTAACTCGATCCTGATCAATGACGAGGCGGGTGACGGCGGTCTTCTGACAAAGGGAACGGTCGCAACCTATGCCTATGGTACAACGACGACGACGGCATCCTATTACCTGATTTCCTCTGTCGCGGGTAATACCAGTAGTGCGAGCGAAGTGACGCTGACCTCGTCCACCACCGACGACGAGATTGATGGCATGGTCTCAGCCGTTGACAAGATGCTGTCCAACATGACGGATGCCGCCTCGACCATCGGTGCGACGACCTCGCGCCTGGAGTTGCAGGATACCTTCATCAAGAACCTGAGCGACACGATCGACACGGGTGTGGGTCGTCTGGTGGATGC
The Allorhizobium ampelinum S4 genome window above contains:
- a CDS encoding flagellin, encoding MTSLMTNTAAISALSTLRSISDDMNSTQNRVSSGYKVENASDNAAYWSIATTMRSDNKALGAVEDAIGLGSAKTDTAYTGMKSAIDVVTDIKAKLVAAREPGVDKEKINKELVELKNQLSSVAKSASFNGENWLYDNSDSTGTTQEMVGSFVRGNDGNVSIKTITFDTTNSILINDEAGDGGLLTKGTVATYAYGTTTTTASYYLISSVAGNTSSASEVTLTSSTTDDEIDGMVSAVDKMLSNMTDAASTIGATTSRLELQDTFIKNLSDTIDTGVGRLVDADMNEESTKLKALQTQQQLGIQSLSIANSNSESILSLFK